CCAGGTCCAGCTCCATTCCTATCTTGCGGTCGGCATCGTTGACCTGGTTGCCATAGCGGTACATGATGGAACCGTGCCCCAAAGTGGCGGCATCCAACGCCCCGGCCCGCACATAGACCCGGTCGTGCTTATGCCCCCAGCGGGCATAACGGATTATCCGCACCCAGCGGCTCTTGGGGTTCCAGTCCTCCTTGCGAATGCCGTCGTTGTTGAATAGTAGGTCCACATCCAGACCCAGACCGATCTTGGAGAACGACAGTTCCGGAACCAACTGGACCCGGTAATACATATCGCCGTCTATCATCACCACTCCCAGCCCGCCCATCATCTGGGCGCCAAAAGCACTGGTGGCAGCCGGCTGATCGACCGGTTCCTCGGTCTGAGCCAAGGCAAATGATGCCGAAATAATCGTTAAAATCGTCAATAGAACCGAGATCCTTTTAGCCATTTTGTTTCTCCTTAAATTATTGCTGTTTTATAGATTACAGAGTGTTTGCTTAACTCCTAAAATTATACTATTATGGGCCTGCTCTGTCAATCTAAAAGGATAAAAAATTAAACATTTTCCCTGTCTTTAACCTGTGAGGCAGGCAGGCTTCCATGAGCTGGCTTGTAACTACCAGGAGATAAACGCCCGACTGTACAATATCATAAATATCTGCGTTAATCAGCGTCCTAAAAAAAGAACCGGGATATCACTCCCGGCTTTATTTATGTATATCATTGTTGCCAGCTGAGAACGGCCGACACACCCGACTTCATCGGGATGCTCTACCATTATCTACAAGCGCTTGAATAGCTTTATGGCTTTTAAGTGACTTTAATTGTCTTTCCCGTGTCATGGCAGTGATTTTATACGGCAATTCTTCTTTATAAACCAATGCCAGAGGCCTTCTATACTTTGTGGCATCGACCCCACCGGCGTTATGCTTGGCCAGACGTTTCTCAATATCGGATGTGCTCCCGATATAAAACCTACGGTCCTTTGCGCTTTGTAAGATATAGACAAACCATTTACCCATAACTGCACCTATAAACGAAGCCGGGATGTTACTCCCGGCTCTTT
This window of the Candidatus Edwardsbacteria bacterium genome carries:
- a CDS encoding GIY-YIG nuclease family protein — protein: MGKWFVYILQSAKDRRFYIGSTSDIEKRLAKHNAGGVDATKYRRPLALVYKEELPYKITAMTRERQLKSLKSHKAIQALVDNGRASR